In Corylus avellana chromosome ca2, CavTom2PMs-1.0, the following proteins share a genomic window:
- the LOC132172162 gene encoding glucan endo-1,3-beta-glucosidase 11, which yields MANLHSRITMIHMFLMFSLYFSDFGFLGVTSLGINYGQVANNLPPPEKVLNLLSALKLTKARIYDTNPQVLSAFANSNVELVVTIENAMLGQLMDPQQALQWVTTNIKPYFPATKITGIAVGNEIFTGGDNTLMTYLVPAMVSIHGALVQLGLDSHIQVSTPNSLAVLEQSFPPSAGTFNSEVYSTMSQVLQFLSNTKAPFWINCYPYFAYNDDPNRIPLDYVLFNPNSGMVDPYTKLHYDNMLYAQVDAVIFAIARMGFQEIEVRVSETGWPSKGDTGEVGATIENAAAYNRNLFRRQLLNEGTPLRPKMRLEVYLFALFNENLKPGPTSERNYGLYHPDGTMSYNVGLTTRSSTSSTSSTSSTSTASIYLSSSATKAANMECQSMVYWMFVYLVIIFQVFMRRPY from the exons aTGGCAAATCTTCATAGCAGAATCACCATGATCCATATGTTTCTTATGTTTTCTCTCTACTtctcag ATTTTGGCTTTTTAGGAGTAACATCACTTGGAATCAATTATGGTCAAGTGGCCAATAATTTGCCACCACCCGAGAAGGTCCTCAATCTGCTAAGCGCTCTTAAACTCACAAAAGCAAGAATTTACGACACCAATCCTCAAGTTTTGAGCGCATTCGCCAACTCCAACGTCGAGCTCGTAGTCACAATCGAGAACGCAATGCTAGGTCAGTTAATGGACCCGCAACAAGCCCTTCAATGGGTGACCACCAATATCAAGCCGTATTTTCCTGCCACTAAAATTACCGGGATAGCGGTAGGAAATGAAATCTTCACCGGCGGTGATAATACCCTAATGACGTATCTTGTTCCAGCCATGGTCAGCATTCATGGTGCTCTAGTCCAATTAGGCCTAGACTCTCACATTCAAGTCTCAACGCCTAATTCTCTAGCGGTTCTTGAACAGTCGTTTCCGCCTTCGGCCGGGACTTTCAATAGCGAGGTCTATAGTACCATGTCACAAGTATTACAATTCTTGTCAAACACCAAAGCACCCTTTTGGATCAACTGCTATCCATATTTTGCTTATAATGATGATCCAAATAGAATTCCTTTGGACTATGTGCTTTTTAATCCCAATTCAGGAATGGTAGACCCTTACACCAAGCTTCACTATGACAACATGCTGTACGCTCAAGTAGATGCAGTCATTTTTGCTATTGCTAGAATGGGTTTTCAGGAAATAGAGGTTCGGGTTTCAGAGACCGGTTGGCCGTCAAAAGGAGACACTGGTGAGGTTGGTGCAACCATAGAGAATGCCGCGGCTTACAATAGGAATTTGTTCAGAAGGCAATTGCTAAACGAAGGGACACCTTTGAGGCCTAAGATGAGGCTTGAAGTTTATCTGTTCGCTTTGTTCAATGAAAATTTGAAGCCTGGACCAACTTCAGAAAGGAATTATGGTCTCTATCATCCAGATGGAACCATGTCTTACAATGTAGGGCTCACTACCAGATCAAGTACTTCATCAACTTCGTCCACTTCATCAACTTCAACAGCTTCCATTTATCTTAGTTCCTCTGCTACAAAG GCAGCAAACATGGAATGTCAAAGCATGGTGTACTGGATGTTTGTGTATTTGGTGATCATCTTCCAAGTTTTTATGAGAAGACCATATTAA